The following proteins are co-located in the Oenanthe melanoleuca isolate GR-GAL-2019-014 chromosome 4, OMel1.0, whole genome shotgun sequence genome:
- the NOP56 gene encoding nucleolar protein 56: protein MVLLHVLFEHAAGYALFAVREVEEIGLLLPQVEESVLTLGKFHNVVKLVAFSPFRSAQSALENMNAVSEGVLHEDLRLLLDTALPPKRKKVVLGVGDAKMGAAVLEELGVQCQTGGVVAELLRGIRLHFSALVRGLTAQSAAKAQLGLGHSYSRAKVKFNVHRVDNMIIQSISLLDQLDKDINTFSMRVREWYGYHFPELIKIVPENSMYCRVAKFIGNRRELSEESLEGLEEIVMDSAKAQAILEASRSSMGMDISPLDLINIESFSRRVISLSDYRKGLQEYLRSKMSQVAPSLSALIGEVVGARLISHAGSLTNLAKYPASTVQILGAEKALFRALKTRGNTPKYGLIFHSTFIGRAAAKNKGRISRYLANKCTIASRIDCFSEVPTSVFGDKLREQVEERLAFYETGEPPRKNLEVMKEAVVEASEVVAEVKRRQEKKEKKRKKREKRRLEALAAAAEEQTENSVMETEENDVGAKKKKKKKKQQPEESEAEAEPEENGVEEEEEEEPLPKKKRKVTVEPEQQEEEEEKKKKKKKKKKAVAEDSEED, encoded by the exons ATG GTGCTGCTGCACGTGCTGTTCGAACATGCGGCCGGGTACGCGCTGTTCGCCGTGCGAGAGGTGGAGGAGAtcgggctgctgctgccgcaG GTGGAGGAGAGCGTCCTGACGCTGGGCAAGTTCCACAATGTGGTGAAGCTCGTGGCGTTCTCGCCGTTCCGCTCGGCGCAGAGCGCGCTGGAGAACATGAACGCCGTGTCCGAGG GAGTCCTGCACGAGGACCTGCGGCTGCTGCTGGACACGGCGCTGCCCCCCAAGAGGAAGAAGGTGGTGCTGGGGGTGGGCGATGCCAAGATGGGCGCGGCcgtgctggaggagctgggggtgcagtGCCAGACCGGGGGCGTCGTGGCTGAGCTGCTGCGTG GGATCCGGCTGCACTTCTCGGCGCTGGTCCGAGGCCTCACGGCGCAGTCGGCGGCCAAGGCCCAGCTGGGGCTCGGCCACAGCTACTCCCGGGCCAAGGTGAAGTTCAACGTGCACCGGGTGGACAACATGATCATCCAGTCCATCAGCCTGCTGGACCAGCTGGACAAGGACATCAACACCTTCTCCATGCGTGTCCG ggagtgGTATGGGTATCACTTCCCCGAGCTGATCAAGATCGTCCCTGAGAACTCCATGTACTGCCGGGTGGCCAAATTCATCGGGAACCGCCGCGAGCTGAGCGAGGagagcctggaggggctggaggagatCGTCATGGACAGCGCCAAGGCCCAGGCCATCCTGGAGGCCTCCCGCTCCTCCATGG GGATGGACATCTCCCCCCTGGACCTCATCAACATCGAGAGCTTTTCCCGCCGCGTCATCTCTCTGTCCGACTACCgcaaggggctgcaggagtACCTGCGCTCCAAGATGAGCCAGGTGGCCCCCAGCCTGTCAGCCCTCATCGGGGAGGTG GTGGGTGCCCGCCTCATCTCGCACGCTGGCAGCCTGACCAACCTGGCCAAGTACCCGGCGTCGACGGTGCAGATCCTGGGCGCCGAGAAGGCGCTGTTCAG GGCGCTGAAGACGCGGGGGAACACCCCCAAGTACGGCCTCATCTTCCACTCCACCTTCATCGGGCGCGCGGCCGCCAAGAACAAGGGGCGCATCTCGCGCTACCTGGCCAACAAGTGCACCATCGCCTCCCGCATCGACTGCTTCTCAG agGTGCCCACCAGTGTCTTTGGGGACAAGCTGCGGGAGCAGGTGGAGGAGCGCTTGGCCTTCTACGAGACCGGGGAGCCGCCCCGCAAGAACCTGGAGGTCATGAAGGAGGCCGTGGtggag gccaGCGAGGTGGTGGCTGAGGTGaagaggaggcaggagaagaaggagaagaagaggaagaagagggagaagCGGCGGCTGGAGgcgctggcagcagctgcagaggagcagacaGAAAACTCAGTGATGGAGACAGAG GAGAACGATGTGGGGgccaagaagaagaagaaaaagaagaagcagcagccagaggagtcagaagcagaggcagagcctgaGGAGAATGGggtggaggaagaggaggaggaggagccactgcccaagaagaaaaggaaagtcaCGGTGGAGCccgagcagcaggaggaggaggaggaaaagaagaagaaaaagaagaagaagaagaaggcaGTGGCTGAGGACTCGGAGGAGGATTAG
- the IDH3B gene encoding isocitrate dehydrogenase [NAD] subunit beta, mitochondrial isoform X2, with amino-acid sequence MAALSAGRTAAAGLLRAQSLGLWRGLGTAAPLLQQAQAKSHSAKAEGTFQVTMLPGDGVGPELMHAVKEVFKAGSVPVVFDEHHLSEVQNTASEEKLDRVVDSMKESKVALIGKIHTPMEYKGDLASYDMRLRRKLDLFANVVHVKSLPGYQTRHNNLDLVIIREQTEGEYSSLEHESVKGVIECLKIITRAKSQRIAKFAFDYATKKGRAKVTAVHKANIMKLGDGLFLQCCKEVAELYPKIKFDTMIIDNCCMQLVQNPYQFDVLVMPNLYGNIVDNLAAGLVGGAGVVPGESYSAEYAVFELGARHPFAQAVGRNIANPTAMLLSASNMLRHLNLEYHSNMISDAVKKVIKGGKVRTADMGGYSTSMDFTQAVIEALEV; translated from the exons TCCCACAGTGCCAAGGCTGAGGGCACGTTCCAGGTGACGATGCTGCCGGGGGACGGCGTGGGCCCCGAGCTCATGCACGCCGTCAAGGAGGTCTTCAAG gctggcagtgtcCCCGTGGTCTTTGACGAGCACCACCTGAGCGAGGTGCAGAACACGGCGTCCGAGGAGAAGCTCGACCGGGTCGTGGATTCCATGAAGGAGAGCAAGGTGGCCCTCATTG GGAAGATCCACACGCCCATGGAGTACAAGGGAGACCTGGCGTCCTATGACATGAGGCTCAG gAGGAAGCTGGACCTCTTTGCCAACGTGGTGCACGTCAAGAGTCTGCCTGGGTACCAGACCCGGCACAACAACCTGGACCTGGTGATCATCAGGGAGCAGACAGAGGGCGAGTACAGCTCCCTGGAGCACGAG agtgtcAAGGGGGTGATTGAGTGCCTGAAGATCATCACCAGGGCCAAGTCCCAGCGCATCGCCAAGTTCGCCTTCGACTACGCCACCAAGAAGGGCCGGGCCAAGGTCACAGCTGTGCACAAGGCCAACATCAT GAAGCTGGGGGAtgggctgttcctgcagtgctgcaaggAGGTGGCTGAGCTCTACCCCAAAATCAAATTCGACACCATGATCATCGACAACTGCTGCATGCAG CTGGTGCAGAACCCCTACCAGTTTGACGTGCTGGTGATGCCCAACCTGTACGGGAACATCGTGGACAACCTGGCGGCGGGTTTGGTGGGCGGCGCCGGCGTCGTGCCCGGCGAGAGCTACAGCGCCGAGTACGCCGTGTTCGAGCTG gGAGCCCGGCACCCCTTCGCCCAGGCCGTGGGCAGGAACATCGCCAACCCCACGGCCATGCTGCTCTCGGCCTCCAACATGCTGCGGCACCTCAA cctggaataTCACTCCAACATGATCTCAGATGCTGTGAAGAAGGTGATCAAAGGTGGAAAA GTGCGCACGGCGGACATGGGGGGCTACTCCACCTCCATGGATTTCACCCAGGCCGTCATTGAAGCCCTGGAGGTGTAG
- the IDH3B gene encoding isocitrate dehydrogenase [NAD] subunit beta, mitochondrial isoform X1: MAALSAGRTAAAGLLRAQSLGLWRGLGTAAPLLQQAQAKSHSAKAEGTFQVTMLPGDGVGPELMHAVKEVFKAGSVPVVFDEHHLSEVQNTASEEKLDRVVDSMKESKVALIGKIHTPMEYKGDLASYDMRLRRKLDLFANVVHVKSLPGYQTRHNNLDLVIIREQTEGEYSSLEHESVKGVIECLKIITRAKSQRIAKFAFDYATKKGRAKVTAVHKANIMKLGDGLFLQCCKEVAELYPKIKFDTMIIDNCCMQLVQNPYQFDVLVMPNLYGNIVDNLAAGLVGGAGVVPGESYSAEYAVFELGARHPFAQAVGRNIANPTAMLLSASNMLRHLNLEYHSNMISDAVKKVIKGGKVRTRDLGGYSTTSDFVKSVIDNLHPHYGA; this comes from the exons TCCCACAGTGCCAAGGCTGAGGGCACGTTCCAGGTGACGATGCTGCCGGGGGACGGCGTGGGCCCCGAGCTCATGCACGCCGTCAAGGAGGTCTTCAAG gctggcagtgtcCCCGTGGTCTTTGACGAGCACCACCTGAGCGAGGTGCAGAACACGGCGTCCGAGGAGAAGCTCGACCGGGTCGTGGATTCCATGAAGGAGAGCAAGGTGGCCCTCATTG GGAAGATCCACACGCCCATGGAGTACAAGGGAGACCTGGCGTCCTATGACATGAGGCTCAG gAGGAAGCTGGACCTCTTTGCCAACGTGGTGCACGTCAAGAGTCTGCCTGGGTACCAGACCCGGCACAACAACCTGGACCTGGTGATCATCAGGGAGCAGACAGAGGGCGAGTACAGCTCCCTGGAGCACGAG agtgtcAAGGGGGTGATTGAGTGCCTGAAGATCATCACCAGGGCCAAGTCCCAGCGCATCGCCAAGTTCGCCTTCGACTACGCCACCAAGAAGGGCCGGGCCAAGGTCACAGCTGTGCACAAGGCCAACATCAT GAAGCTGGGGGAtgggctgttcctgcagtgctgcaaggAGGTGGCTGAGCTCTACCCCAAAATCAAATTCGACACCATGATCATCGACAACTGCTGCATGCAG CTGGTGCAGAACCCCTACCAGTTTGACGTGCTGGTGATGCCCAACCTGTACGGGAACATCGTGGACAACCTGGCGGCGGGTTTGGTGGGCGGCGCCGGCGTCGTGCCCGGCGAGAGCTACAGCGCCGAGTACGCCGTGTTCGAGCTG gGAGCCCGGCACCCCTTCGCCCAGGCCGTGGGCAGGAACATCGCCAACCCCACGGCCATGCTGCTCTCGGCCTCCAACATGCTGCGGCACCTCAA cctggaataTCACTCCAACATGATCTCAGATGCTGTGAAGAAGGTGATCAAAGGTGGAAAA GTCCGGACTCGGGATCTGGGCGGTTACTCCACCACCTCTGACTTCGTCAAGTCCGTCATTGACAACCTGCACCCCCACTATGGGGCTTAG